The Cyclobacterium amurskyense genome contains the following window.
AAAGCGTGTTTATTATCCCTTAATTATAAAACCTAGGTTTGGTATGGGGTCTATTGGTCTGTATGTTGTAGACAATAGAGAAGAGTTGCAAGTTCTGTATAATAAATGCAAAAATGAGGTGTTTAATTCCTATTTGAAGTATGAGAGTGCCGATTTTAAGGAAGAAAGTGTATTGATACAAGAGTTTAAAAAGTCGAAAGAATATGGATTAGATATAATTAATGACTTGAATGGTAATTTTGTAACTGTAATTCCTAAAGAGAAGGTGGAGATGCGTTCTGGAGAAACAGATTTAGGTTTGACGGTTGACAATGCAAGATTTATTGAATTAGCTAAAAAATTATCCCAAGCAACTAAGCATAAGGGTATTCTTTCTGTGGATATACTTGCTGATGAGGCCGATACCTTGAATTTGTTAGAGATGAATTGTAGAATATCTGGACACTATCCAGTTGCGCATTGTGCTGGTGTAAATTATCCAAAACAATTAATAGAATGGTTAAATAAAAAAGAAACTAACTTAGAAAATTTTGAGTATAAAAGAGGTGTATACGTAACAAAGGAGCTTCTGCCAGTTGTTTGGCAATGATACTCCTGTGCATATGAGTCGACACTAACAAGACCAGACTCAAGAAGTATCAAAAATAAAAGATTGCCAGTACCGAGCGTAACGAACGGCTGAAAATTCGTTACCCAACTGTTTATAAGATGGTGGAACCGACCCATTGGTGTTGTCCTACAGGGGAGAACATCAAACCACCATAAGGTGCTTTGGTAAAGAGTCAAGGTATTGAGCGTTATGGAAAAGGCCAGGTCAAGAGCGTGGTCAGGCAAGGATAAAGGAGATGAATGCAAATGAACCTCTGATGAAGTGTCCCTGATACTCAGGGCAGGCTGAGAAAGTGCTACATTCTGTCAAAAGTGTTTGAAGTATGACAAACATTACGAGTTCAGTGGTTACCTGTTTATGACTGGACGGCAGGGTTTAGCTATCTGGTTTTTCTTTACTTGTCATGGTAACGAAAGAAGACCCAAAATACGACCTTAAAATTACTACCCTTGTTCAAATAAGGGGGGTAAGGTTGAAGAACAGCTAAAATAGGAGCTTCTTTGCCATAAAATATATACTTTTTGACCATCCAATTAAAACTACAATAATGTTAGCCACTACTCGAGAAAAATTACAAACTGTTAGTACTGCCACACTAGCCACAGCCTTGTTTAAACGAGGTCTTAAAAATCAATTCATTCAAGGGGTTAAGCCATTGGAAAAAGGGAAGCCTACCATGGTGGGAGTAGCCTTTACTTTACGGTATATTCCTGCAAGGGAAGATCTTAATCCCATTACTGTATTTCAAGACCCTAGACATCCTCAACGGGTGGCGGTAGAAACCTGCCCCAGTGGAGCGGTTTTGGTTATCGACAGTCGAAAAGACAGTAGGGCGGCTTCTGCAGGTTCTATTTTGGCTTCTCGCCTGATGGTCCGTGGTGCTGCAGGGATTGTTACGGATGGGGGATTTCGGGATTCCGCTGAAATTGCCAAGTTGGACATGCCTTCCTATCACCATTCCCCTTCTGCCCCGACCAATTTAACTTTACACCAAGCCATAGACATCAATGTACCTATTGGGTGCGGTGACGTGGCTGTTTTCCCTGCTGATGTGGTAGTAGGTGATGATGATGGGGTAATCGTTATTCCTGCTCACTTGGCTGATGAAATCGCCGATGAGGCCATAAGCATG
Protein-coding sequences here:
- a CDS encoding ATP-grasp domain-containing protein encodes the protein MNILLTSVGRRGYIVDYFKQVSKDAKIHVCNSVFTIAFRKADFSFIAPNIYDNDYIDSLVEYCKKHKIDAIMSLFDIDLVVLGSSEKRFEEIGVNLVHAPLKTLKICNDKWLTFKFAQEINIATPKTYLSIEDALKEIESKRVYYPLIIKPRFGMGSIGLYVVDNREELQVLYNKCKNEVFNSYLKYESADFKEESVLIQEFKKSKEYGLDIINDLNGNFVTVIPKEKVEMRSGETDLGLTVDNARFIELAKKLSQATKHKGILSVDILADEADTLNLLEMNCRISGHYPVAHCAGVNYPKQLIEWLNKKETNLENFEYKRGVYVTKELLPVVWQ
- a CDS encoding ribonuclease activity regulator RraA, giving the protein MLATTREKLQTVSTATLATALFKRGLKNQFIQGVKPLEKGKPTMVGVAFTLRYIPAREDLNPITVFQDPRHPQRVAVETCPSGAVLVIDSRKDSRAASAGSILASRLMVRGAAGIVTDGGFRDSAEIAKLDMPSYHHSPSAPTNLTLHQAIDINVPIGCGDVAVFPADVVVGDDDGVIVIPAHLADEIADEAISMTLYEDFVTERVLEGHRIVGLYPLTLEANKKEFELWKQKMEASKD